Proteins encoded in a region of the Vicia villosa cultivar HV-30 ecotype Madison, WI linkage group LG5, Vvil1.0, whole genome shotgun sequence genome:
- the LOC131604990 gene encoding uncharacterized protein LOC131604990 has translation MASSSKQQVGSSSQQQNQDQLHQQLVPQKTCLIPMDDLEVICEMMVDFDNLEAHDIHLKDDMISQGWQAFFYGLCGPVYLDLVKEFWVHATVMPKAILSIVHGELFSITENLLRKLFGLEIVEGVSVAVIGRTDWNDVYAEIFKSGKESTEIKELKSPYRIWAKILLGCIYHRKATVSSNYANKDCHTPKFSHLISLKTNSDQSTITQRHPS, from the coding sequence atggcttcttcatctaAGCAACAAGTTGGTTCGTCCTCTCAACAACAAAATCAAGATCAACTACACCAACAACTTGTTCCACAGAAGACTTGCTTGATTCCAATGGATGATTTGGAAGTTATTTGTGAAATGATGGTTGATTTTGACAATCTGGAAGCACATGACATTCATCTGAAGGATGACATGATTTCTCAAGGATGGCAAGCATTCTTCTACGGTTTGTGTGGACCAGTTTATCTAGATTTGGTCAAAGAATTTTGGGTTCATGCAACAGTCATGCCTAAAGCTATTCTCTCCATCGTTCATGGTGAATTGTTCTCCATTACTGAAAATCTATTAAGAAAACTGTTTGGTTTAGAAATTGTTGAAGGTGTTTCTGTAGCAGTTATAGGAAGAACAGATTGGAATGATGTGTATGCAGAGATCTTCAAGTCTGGCAAAGAATCTACAGAAATCAAGGAACTGAAGTCTCCTTACAGAATCTGGgctaagattcttctgggttgcATCTATCATAGAAAGGCAACTGTCTCCTCCAACTATGCTAACAaggactgtcataccccaaaattttcccatcttatttctcttaaaACAAACTCAGATCAAAGTACAATAACTCAAAGACATCCCTCATAA